In Mixophyes fleayi isolate aMixFle1 chromosome 11, aMixFle1.hap1, whole genome shotgun sequence, one DNA window encodes the following:
- the LOC142107842 gene encoding B-cell receptor CD22-like isoform X1, which translates to MDKSLIESLRACVFLLLFLRGSAYSNPNEKHVTVLESVTAWEGSCVLLPCTYSYREVIRNLTWIHNPVYNDKLKVFEGKVVYNHINETEVDSLFKNNVQYVGTAEKDCTVLLNNLRTEHSGQYGLRLVNNKDGKDGFKWMSKTYVNVTVSDSGPSFKIHPVPEITEGDLVTLTCSINYYCPHYNISLTWIEDVNGTTKTEIKNGTSGVSTEITLTFRPTWADDNKNITCAFHHGDPEKNESESVQLTVKYAPKNVKILSNNITEFKKGGNINLECSVERSNPPVNTFGWYKDDSTIFQITGTIKVDKPGKYHCVAGNGMVETRSKAVEISMLYAPTKPVIKRDGNTIEGQSVTLNCDTSANPPVFLYIWYKNGEQCFNDTNSKFKFSSIKISESGSYTCEAYNKLGQEISSLEDVDVKYAPKEATFSILNGSEKKEGDQITLNCSVRQGNPKITRYEWLKDGNSHQITTSELMVKTLTWTDSGKYSCRASNDIGGITSNSLFLNVHYAPKDAKITFLEGSKRQDKKEGDLVTLQCSVRQSNPKFTSYEWFKDRNPYKVTGLERLVISITWMDSGNYACGATNNIGGIISDLVFLKVQYAPRNVSLSITPGNHVTEYTDVTLTCKAQSIPAECQYLWFRNDHMLESNHLINIKRSDAGEYYCTARNTVGVIKSETVYLHVSYSHYTIGIFVSSALGSLIFLIILVSLVAYFRVWKKCSKTADDSSFFVLKKSHNENHQEQQTPSPGSSSERLNYSTLKFPTVNNGQINSPRTEIKQENSSDIYSIVKKSPITPEYENIESSKKTHEETQDEIHYSIIANLTREGTVHLQAPEVEYAMLKH; encoded by the exons ATGGATAAAAGCCTAATTGAGAGCTTAAGGGCTTGTGTGTTCCTGCTTTTATTTCTTAGAG GCTCCGCATATTCAAATCCGAACGAAAAACATGTGACAGTTCTGGAGAGCGTTACAGCCTGGGAAGGTTCTTGTGTCCTATTACCATGTACCTATAGTTACAGAGAAGTCATTCGCAATCTTACATGGATTCATAATCCAGTGTATAACGACAAGCTGAAGGTTTTTGAAGGGAAAGTTGTTTACAATCACATTAATGAGACGGAAGTGGATAGTTTATTTAAGAACAATGTGCAATACGTAGGAACGGCAGAGAAAGACTGCACCGTACTATTAAACAATCTAAGGACTGAACACAGTGGACAATATGGATTGAGACTGGTGAATAACAAAGACGGTAAAGATGGCTTCAAGTGGATGTCAAAAACATATGTGAATGTCACAGTATCAG attctGGGCCGAGTTTTAAAATACATCCCGTGCCTGAAATAACAGAGGGCGATCTTGTTACTCTAACTTGTTCCATAAATTATTACTGTCCTCACTATAACATCAGCCTGACTTGGATTGAAGATGTAAACGGTACAACCaagactgaaataaaaaatggCACAAGCGGCGTAAGCACCGAAATCACTCTGACGTTTCGTCCAACGTGGGCCGACGACAACAAAAACATCACATGCGCTTTTCATCACGGGGATCCGGAGAAGAATGAAAGTGAAAGTGTACAGCTCACTGTGAAGT atgctccaaaaaATGTCAAGATTTTGTCTAACAATATAACGGAATTCAAGAAAGGGGGAAATATAAACTTGGAGTGTTCTGTTGAAAGAAGCAATCCACCAGTTAATACATTCGGATGGTACAAAGATGACAGCACAATTTTTCAAATTACGGGCACAATTAAAGTTGATAAACCAGGAAAATACCATTGTGTGGCTGGCAATGGTATGGTCGAAACTCGTTCTAAAGCTGTGGAGATCTCTATGTTGT ATGCTCCCACAAAACCAGTTATTAAGAGAGATGGAAACACAATAGAAGGACAGTCTGTTACCCTGAATTGCGACACTTCCGCAAATCCTCCGGTCTTTCTTTACATCTGGTACAAGAATGGAGAACAGTGTTTCAATGACACCAACAGTAAATTTAAATTTAGTAGCATAAAAATATCTGAAAGTGGATCTTATACGTGTGAAGCTTACAATAAACTGGGACAGGAAATTTCAAGCCTTGAAGATGTGGATGTAAAGT ATGCTCCAAAAGAAGCAACCTTTTCAATTTTAAATGGATCAGAGAAAAAAGAAGGAGATCAGATCACATTAAATTGTTCAGTACGTCAAGGTAACCCCAAGATTACCAGATATGAGTGGCTCAAAGATGGAAACTCGCATCAAATTACAACATCAGAACTTATGGTCAAAACTCTAACTTGGACCGATTCTGGAAAATATTCATGTAGAGCCTCAAATGATATTGGAGGGATTACATCAAACTCTTTATTTCTTAATGTCCATT ATGCTCCAAAAGATGCAAAGATTACATTTTTAGAAGGATCAAAGAGACAAGACAAAAAGGAAGGAGATTTGGTGACATTGCAGTGTTCAGTTCGGCAAAGTAACCCTAAGTTTACCAGTTATGAGTGGTTCAAAGATAGAAACCCGTACAAGGTTACAGGATTAGAACGCCTGGTGATAAGTATAACATGGATGGATTCTGGCAATTATGCATGTGGAGCCACAAACAATATAGGAGGGATCATATCAGACCTTGTATTTCTTAAGGTCCAGT ATGCTCCACGAAATGTGAGTTTATCCATCACCCCTGGAAATCATGTAACTGAATACACTGATGTGACGCTGACATGCAAAGCCCAATCCATCCCAGCAGAGTGTCAGTACTTGTGGTTTCGAAATGATCACATGCTCGAATCAAATCACCTGATCAACATAAAACGCAGTGATGCAGGAGAGTATTACTGCACTGCAAGAAATACTGTTGGAGTAATAAAATCAGAGACTGTCTATCTACATGTTTCAT ATAGCCATTATACCATAGGCATATTTGTATCATCAGCTCTTGGGTCCCTAATTTTCCTGATCATTCTTGTCAGTCTCGTTGCTTATTTCAGAGTCTG GAAGAAGTGTAGCAAAACAGCTGATGACTCATCATTTTTTGTTTTGAAGAAG TCACACAATGAGAACCATCAGGAACAACAGACCCCATCGCCAGGCAGCTCATCTGAACGACTCAACTATTCTACATTGAAATTTCCTACTGTCAACAATGGACAGATCAACTCGCCCAG